The nucleotide sequence TCGACACCGACGAGAATGGCGTTGTCGTGCTGTCGTGCCTCGTGGTGAAACGGGTTCGGACGGGCCACGCCGTTCGGCGTGGAGCGGGGTTTTGCAGTCATGTGCGGGTGGCTCCCGCCTGACTGGCCGTGTTCGCATCTACGAATGGCCCTGCCAGCCCGGCACAGACCCCCTGTTCACGTCGCCGCTGACCCAACAGCGCCCAACACTGCGGGGTTTGTTGGGGCGCTGCCTGCCCACCCAACAGATCACGCAGACGCCCAACAGCCAGGCGGCGTCGCCCAGCACCGCGGCTGTTGGCCAGCAGTATTATTCGTTGCCAACAGCGAAAGCCTCCGCGCCGTTGACTAGCCAACGGCGGACAATGAGCGGCCAGACAGCGAGACCAGGGCAGCAATGTGGAGCCGCTCGCCGCAGGGCCCGTAAGGCCCGTGACACGGACTCCGATGCTCAACTCTTCCGCGCCGACGCGACTGGTCCGATCGCGCCCGCCGAGCCGTGGGACCACCGTGACCTGGTGCTGGCATGGGCGGGCGTGGCCGATGGCCTCGAGGCGGACGAGGCGAATCTCATCGCCACCACACGGTTGGAAGGCGTCAGCCTCGCCCTGGCGGCGCAACGCCTTGGTATCACCGCCAGCATGGCCTCGTCTCGTCATGGCGGCTAGAGGCCGCTGGATGCGATTCACGGGGCGACCTGGCGCTCGTGTCGTTGTGATGTCGCCAGCACCGCCGCAGCGGTGGCGCGTTCCGGCAGCGAGAGTCGCCGCGACTCAGCAACGCGCCGCCCTAACCAACGGAAGGTGCGGCGGTCCAACAACGAATGACCACCGCACCGAAGAACAGCCCTCTTGCCGTCGGCACGACTCAACAGTTGGTCGTAGCGACCCAACAGAGGACGGCCGCGACCCAACAACGAGTCGCCGCCGCAGATGCGACCCAACAGCGACCTAACAGAGGACAGCCGCGACCCAACAGCAACACACTGTTGGGTCGCTGTTGGGTCCAGGGACGACCACGGACATCGTGTTGGCCACCCAACAGTGGGTCTTGGTGGGCAAGACATCGGACTGAGAAGCCCCATCCTGCAGTGGTTCGCAATACCGTGATGGCCGTGTTGGACACACTGGAACTGCTGTCGGTCGCCGCGCTCGGCGGCCCCGGGATGACCGTCCTACGCAGGTCACCGCTCTCACCCTTATTCCCTGCGCAAAGCCAACCTCTGCTACATCCGGCATTCCTGCGGGCGGCCATCGTGGTGATGGGCCGTGACACCGCCGAGTCCCGGGTCGGCCAGGCGACCTGATCCCCCGCCTGGCCGTCGGCCTGTTCGCGGCAACTACGTCCCGATCTGTTCCACCGTCATCGGCCTAGCCCACGCGCTCACCGCCGCGTCGGCCAGACAGGACATCAGCGCGCCCCGGCTCGAAGCGGCGAGAACCGGGTCGGCGATCACCCAGCTCGCCGGCATTGCCGATTCGCATGGGCGACGATTCGGGACCGAGCGATTCAACAGGCACGCAACATACTCTGCGTAATCCAACAAGCTCTTTCGGTAATGCTCGGGTTAGGGGTCGTTCGGCCTCCGGGACCGTCAGAGGCGGTGCCCATAGACCTCAGCAGCGGACAGCGATACCCGTCAGTGGCCACGGAGCAAGCCAGTGACGGAGGTCGCCAGCGTACGTCCTGTTACCGGTCGAGCACAGATCGGACTTCCTGGTGGCACCGGTCCGATCATGCTCTGCCGACCCGGCCTAGACCCGGTCCTCGCATCGGCCACCGGCCCGGCCGGGGCCCAGCGCTGGACTGCCGGGGCCAGGCCGACCCCATTCACCCAACAGCCCAGCTAGGCGCCGTCATGTCCGCGAACAGCAAAACCCGACACTCCCCTAGGGGAGTCCTCGGCGGGGGTACTAGCGAGTGGCCATGCTCCCTACGACCACTCCGCGCGGTACGTCCCGCTCACAACGCTCGTCGGCATCGCCGGGCCGACCCGGTCCTGAAGGCGTCGCTCGATTGCCACCACTGTTCGGACTCGACACGGGTCAGCACGTCCCCGGCCCGCGCCGTTGACGCCCGGCCGCTCCAGGTGACCGTCTCCGGGTTCGACGACGGCTTCGAGGTCGCTGCCACCGATAGTCGTGCGGCGCGCTGGAACCCGGTCGCGGCGTATCCGCCACTGCAGCGTGTCGACGCCGCACCGGGCCAGGTAGCAGGTGTCCAGGACGAAGACCCGAACCCACTCCACCTGGGCGAGGTGGGCGGCGATCAGGTGCTGTCCGCTGGCGCGGTTGTTCTACCCACCGTGCGGCCAACCCTTCACCGCGTCGATGACGGTATCCACCTGGTCGTCGGTCAGCCACCTCGACAGCGGTAGGCACCGGTGCGTTGCCGCGAACCGGTCCGCAGCCGGAAACCGCTGACCGGCGCCGAGGCGGAGTGTCGGTTGCCGGTGTAGCGGCACGTCGTAGACGCCCTTCGCAGATCCGATTCCCCGGACGAGCAGATGCGTCCGCAGCCGGTCACGGGCAGCCGCGTCGTCGGCGAGGACGATCATCTTGTGTCCGCTGTAGCGGACCTCGAGTTCGTATGGCACTCGCAGGCCGGGGTGGTCGATCCCAGCGACGTAACGGCCGATGATCTCGTTGTGCCGGTGCAGCGCCGCGCCGAGCGATCCGAGCTGCGCGACGCCGAGCCCGGCGTGGAGTTCCGACATCCGCCCACGCGCTGCCGAACAGCACGCTGCGCAGTCCGTCGTCAGCTTTGCCCTGGTCTCGGTACCGGACAGCGTCGCCTGCCACCGTCGGGTCGCCGGTGACCAGGAGGCCGCCCTCCCCGGTCGTCAGCACCTTCGTCGCGGACGTCGAGAACGCCGCGACGTGCCCGAAAGTGCCTGCGGACCGGCCCCGCAGCGTCGCGCCGTGCGCGTGCGAGGCGTCCTCCACGAGGTGGAGCCCGCGCTGCGCACAGAACCCAGTAATGTCCGGCATTGACGGCGTCAGATATCCGCGGATGTGAACGACGATCACGGCGGCCGCGTCGGCAGGGCACGCCTTGTCGATCGATGGGAGGTCCGGGTACAGGCCCGAGTCGTACAGGACGGGCCGAGCACCGGCTCTCAGCACGGCCTCGGCGGTGGCGTAGTTGGTGTTCGCCGGCACCAGGACTGGTCGGTCCGCCAGGCCCAGGCAACGCAGCCCGATCTCCAGGGCCGCTGTCCCAGAGGACACGGCAACCGCGTGCGGCGCACCGAGGTGGCGGGCGAACTGTCCTTCCAGCTCGTCGTTGTTCACGCCTGGCACGAGTCGACCGCTGGTCAGAATTGCCTCCGCCCTCCCCATGAAGTCGGTGATCTCGGTGGGCGTAAACCGGACGCAGGACGCCGGCGCGGCGGCCGGCCGCCGATCATGGTGCCGCTCGCGTGCGTCTGGGCTGCTGGTGGCCATTGGTTGCGCTCCTCTGCAGTTCCTCGTGGTGCTCGGTCACAGCAGCCTGGCGTGGGCCAGGTGCTCGTTGAGTCGTCCGGCCCGTACGGATGTCGAGGTGTCGCCGGGCGGTCCCGACACGGCAAGAGGCGAGTTCGCCGGTGTGGGTGGCGGCCGGGTCGGGCAGCAGGTCGACTGTCGAGGTCATGTCGAGGGCGCATGGAAGTCGAAACTCGCCGTGACGAGGCGGTGGTCGGATGGGAAGTCGGCCGGGTTGGTGCCTGCTGGCACATGCACCTGGTAGGTCATTGGCACGAGGGACCCGGCGACGTTAGTCAGGATGAAATCGATGATCTGCCCGCCGCCCTCATCGATTCCTCGGTTCACCGTGGGCCGGTATGCCTGATGGTGTGCAGTGCCGGTCTGCCAGGCCAGGTCAGGGGCGGCGTGGAAGCCACAGCCGCCGACGCGCTCGCCACGCTCCTCGGACCAGGCGCCGATGAGATGGTCAACGGCTTCGGTCTGGTCGACCCAGCTGCCGTCGGCACGTTCGCGGGCCTTCTGGTGCCGGGCTCGGTAGTCCGCCAATTCCCAGTTCCGGTCGGGGTAGGAGGGTCCGGATGCAGTGGAGTTGAGGTCGCCCAGCACGATCATCGGCAGCCGGCAGCGGCCGTACCGGTCGATGCGTTCGGCCTGCCGTAGCCGGGTCGCGCCGGACCGGGGGTCCCAGTGCTCGACGAGAACGCCGAAGCGGACGCCGGTGGCACGGACGCGGAACTCGACCAGGCCGCGTTTGTCATCGTGGGTCGGATACCCGTTGTCGTTGTACCAGGTGGTGAGGGCGAGCACGGTCGGGTCGTAGAGCAGCGCGGGTTCGATGGGGCCGCGTTCCCGCCATCCCAGATGTCCGACGTACGGGCGGTCGAGTTGCCGGCCAAGGGCTGCGGTGGCGGCGAGGAGTCCGCGGTTACCGTCGCGGCCCCATTCCTTCGCCTCGCACAGAGCCACTAGCGCCGGCACCCGGTCAACGTGCGCGAACGCTCGGCAGAGGTTGGCGAGGTCGAAGGTGCCGTCGGGCTGCAACCCGCCGCCTTCGAAGTTGAACAGCGCCACGGGTATCGGACTCACGGCCTGCCTTTCTGTGATGTCGGGCTGCAGGGCTGGGGCTGACACCGGCTCGTCTCGTCGTCGGGGGGTGACGCCGAGACGGGCCGGCTGCTCGGGCCGGCTAGCGGACGCTGGTCCAGGCGAAGGCGCGGCCAGCGGCCGATGACGTGGCGTCATCGGCCCGGGTCGCGGCCGGCGGCACCGTCCAGGTCCGGACGACCTCGGCGAGCCACAACCGGTAGTGGGTCAGGTCGGTGTAGATCGCGGGAGCACGCCCGCAGACCAGGTCCGTCTCCCGGCTGCCGCTACCGACCACCGCCCACCGCCGGCCCGCCAGATGGCGCAGCGAAGGACCGCCGCTGTCGCCGTAGCAGGCACCGCTGATACCCCCGGGGCTGTCGACGCACAGCTCACCGATGCTGATCCCGCCCGCCGCACACTGATCGGCCGGCAGGATCCGGGTGTTGAGTTGTTGCAAAGTGGAGGGGAGCGGTCCTTCGCCCGAGGGTTTCGTTGCCCCCCAGCCGAGGATCCGGATCCCGCCCGCGCCGGTCGACCGGCTGACCGGGAAGGTTCGTCCCCAGACGGGCGCGGTCAGCCGCAGCACGGCGACGTCGGCGACCTCGTCGCCGCCGGCGCCCCAGTCCCACCGCTGGTGCGGGAGGATCTGCCGGACCTTCCGGACCACACCGCCGTCCAGCCGGTCTGTCGAGCCGATCCGGACCGTGTACAGGCCCGGATCTTTCGGTGTGGCGTCGGCGAGAGTGACGCAGTGGGCGTTGACGACGACCGCGAACGGGTGCACCAGGAATGCGGTGCAGGTGTGGTACTGCGGGTCGCCGTTCTTGGTGATCCGCAGCGACGCGATCCCGGGGTACGCCTGGGTGGCGTCGCCGCCCCCGACGATCAACGGCGCGACGGTCTTCGGTGTCGACTGACCGTCTGGCGCGGCGACCGCAGCCGATGCGGCGACGAGGCTGCTGAGCAGCACCGCCGCAACGGTCGCGCTCAACCTCTTGGTGGACAGTTTCAAGGGGTCCCTTTCCTGTTCCGCCAGCGCGGATGCGCTGGGGCTCGCCGCGGTCTTGCGGCGAAGTCTTTGGCGGTCAGATGCAGGACGGCACCGCAGCAGTGGTGGTCGTTGATCTGCCGGAGGTGAGGTAGAGGCGATACAGCTCCAGGCCCGCCAGGTAGTCCGGTTGCGCAAGGACCGGCGGGCCGGTCTGCACCACCTCGTACGCGAGGAGTTCGGCGGTGTCCGGCGCGATGGTCAGCACGTAGCGGATCCGCGTGCCTTGGGCGTCGGGCTCGACGAGGGCGATGCTGACGCCGATGCGTCCCATCCGGTCGCGTACGCCGTGTTGCAGCGTGATCCCGGGGAGCTCGGCGAGGATGCGCAGGATCGCCGCGCGGACGGGGCGGTCGGCGTAGTGCGTACGGTGCAGGTCGGCTACCGAGGTGACGATGTCTCGCGGGCCACGCTCTGCAGGTGTCTTCGCTTTGAGGAGGTGGGTACGCAGCGTCACCGGGTCGGTGGGGAGATCCTCGTCGGTGGCGCCGGGCATGCCGGCTTCCCACCTCGCCTCCTCGCCGCGACGGCAGCCGCCGTCGCCGACCTGGAACGTCATCTCCCGTCCGGCGCCGTCGCTCCTACCCCAGCTCTGCACCGTGACGACGAGCGGTGGGAACTTGCCGCTCCTGTCGGGTGCCCGTCGGATGTCGCGGGACCACTGCCGCAGCTCGACATAGGCGTACGGACCTCGCTGCGCGTCTCCCGGCGCTGCGCTGATCCGGTCCGCCATCTGGAGGAGCTGCACGCCGGACCCGGAGGGGGTTGATGTCGGCCCGGGTGACACCGCGGGATCCTGAGTCCGGCCGACTCCTCGGACTGGTTGCTGATCGATGCGTCGACCCGGGGCGACGGTAGCCAGGCTGGCCACGATGATCGCCGCGGTGACAACGGCGACTGTTGCGCGCAGCCGCTGTCGCCGTTGTTGGGGCACGGGCTCGAGTAGCGGTGTGGTCGCGTTGTCAGCCGCCGGCGCCACAGCGACTCTTCCGTCGCTGCTGGTTCTCATCGCGCGGGTCAGGGCTAGCAGCGCGCTGTCGAGGCAGCCGACGGCTAGCGCGGTGAGTGGAAGCGCGTGGTTGTATCGGAGATCGGTTCTATGGCTTGGATCTGCCGGTACGGTGATGAGCCATGACGCGAGGATTGCAGCCGAGCGGGTGTGGTGAATGGCCCCGGCCATCGGGGCGGCGAATTGTCGTGGCTGGGAGGGTTCAACATCTTCCGGTGTGTCGGTCAATAGGCAGTACGCCCCGTTGAGGTAGGCAGCTGCGTCGCGCAGTCGAACGGTGCAGGGCTGCGCAGGGTCGAGTAGTAGGACGGCGCGGCGGGCGCAGTCTGCCGCCAGCCGGGCGGAGTCCGCCAGCTCGCTGCGGCGGGTGGAGACGGCGGCCGGATCGGTCGCCATCGACGGCGTTGCAGTCACGTGGGGATATCCAGACGGGGTGGGTGTTTGGGGGTCGGTTGAGTTCGACCCGTTCCATGGGAGGTCCGGGTCACGTTCGAGGGCTTACGGAAGTCGGGCGGTGGCCACGACTGGAAAGTGGTCTGACGCTTCATACGCGAGCGGCGTGTTATGGACGCGGTGCCCGATCACCGAGCACGCGAGCGCGTCTTCCGCGTCCGGCAGCCGGTGGAGTATGCGGTCGATCCGTCGAGGGCCGTTGCGGTCATGAGGATGGTGGCCAGTCGTGGGCGACCATGGTGCTCGCGTCTGCACCGCGAGATCGAGGTAGCCGGACTCCGCCAGGATCTGGTCTGGTTGGCGGTCCGTGGGGTACACGATCTCGGGAGGGTCGTCCCCCCAGCGGATCAGGTCGGCTTCCGTAACAGTGTTGTTCGGGTCCGGGTCGTAATAGGCGCCGTCGAGTTGGCGAGCGCTGATGCTGTTCCAGTCGCCGGCCAGCACGATCTCGCGTCCGTGGCTGGCGGGTGTGAGCCAGTGGGCGATGAGACGAGCCTCGTCCCGCCGCGTGCCGCGACCAGCCTTTGGCGGTGCGTGGTAGGTGGCGACGGTGATCTGGTGCCCGCCCAGCTCCAGGGCGACGGAGATGAGGTTGTGCCACATCGGTCCGCCGTCGATACGGCGTAGCGTGCCGGGCACCGGTTCGATGCCGGGACGCCACATGATTCCGAGGGCGAGGCGGTCGTGACCGCCCGGTGCAACCGCAGCAATCCCCTGCTGGCGGGCGCCAAGAACGTGACATTGCATCCCGGTGGCCCCGGCAAGGTGCCGTAGTCCCTGGTTCGCGATCTCCTGGCAGTTCTTGCAGGCAGATGATGTCCGGGTCGATCTCATGTATGAGTTCCTCGATCTGTCGGTACAGCTTTTCCTCACTCTGGCCGGTGCGTCGGTAATCGAGGGTGTTCAGCGAGGCGATTGTCAGCAGTGCGGGAGCGTGCACCATCGGGGTCTCCGGCATAGGACGTGCGGCTGGCTTTCACGGAACTGCGCGCGCATCTGGGCTTGGGCCGCGATTGGGGCCAGGATCTTCGGCGTCAATCGATCAACTCGAGCGGTCAGGCGTCTGCCTTATCGGCGCCCTGGTGGTGCGGTTGGGCATGACGAGTCGAATCGGACCTGGAGCTCTGATGGGAAGGCGGCCTCCACATCGGCCAGAACGGGGCACCGCCCGGCAGGTGGAACGCTCGCCGTGGGGTGTAGCCGTGTCTCAGGTACAGGTCGCGGGCGCCGGTACTGCTCGCCTCCAGGTAGGCGGCGAGCCCGTCCCGGTCGAGTAGGTCGTGATGGTCACGCAGTAACGCGCTGCCCCGGCCGGTGCACTGGACTGCTGGCGCGACGGAGAGGAACGCCAGGTGGTGATGTGGCTCCTTGGGGTGGTGCGCATCGAATACGGCGTCGAGTACTTCGAACCGTTCGGTGTACGGACCGCACGCGGCAGCCAGTCGGCGTTCGTAGTCCTCCACGAAAGGCATGGGCTGGTCGCGGTGAAACCAAACCGCGACTGCGGAGCGGTCCTCAAGGACCCGCGCCCTGCCAGCTCCCGCCATCGCGTGGCCGACCCAGATCTTGAACTGGGCGGCGAGTACCGCTCGGCGGTCGCTGGGTTTGGGCACGAGATAGGCCGTGGGGGCGAGGTGATAGAACGTGGCGGCGATCAACATGGCGATGCCGTCGAGGTCGTCCCGGGTGGCGTCGACGATTCGTGGGTGGTCGCTCATGGGTGGGCCGCCAGCACGTCTGCTGCGGTCCGGTCGTCGTCTGCCCGGGGTCTCGGTGTGGTGGCGCTGAGCCGGCCCGAGGCGCTGCGGGCGCCGAGTCCGATCGTGGCGTAGACCTCGGGGCGGGTGGCCTTGAGGATCATCCCCCAGCCGATCCCGAGGAACGCGGCGCCCAGGTACACGGCAGGGATTCCGGTGGCGAGCGGGTGGTCATCGGGCACGCCGAGGAGCGTCGCGACGTTGACGATGGCGAGCCCGATGGCGCCCAGCAGTACGAGGGTGGCGATGGTGGGCGCGATGACCCGCCGCCAGGCCGGCTCGCCGTGCCGGTCACGAGCGAAGAACGCGATGACGGAGATGGAGGTGGTGGTGATGAGGAACAGCACCCCGAGCCCGCCGCCGGTGCCGAGCCAGTAGAACAGCTGGACGACCGGATCCCAGCCGTTTGTTGCGTACATGATGATCACGGTGAGGCCGATGGCGCTCTGCCAGAGGGAGGCGTTGCGGGGAGCGCCGCTGCGCCGCGCCGTGCGTCCGAGTGCGGCCGGCAGGACGTGCTCGCGGCCGAGGGCGAACATGTAGCGCGCGGTCGTGTGATGGAAGGAGAACGTCGCCGCGAGGATCGAGGTGACGAACAAGGTGTGCCCGATGTCGACCATGGCCTGGCCGAAGTGGGCGCCTGCCAGGTTGAAGATGACCTCGGTGCCCTCTGCGCGGGACACCTCCACGATCCGGTCCGGGCCGGTCGCGACCGTCATGGCCCAGGCCGAGATGGCCAGGATGACGCCGATCAGCCCCACCGACAGGTAGGTGGCGATCGGCACGGTCCGTCGTGGGTCTCTCGTTTCCTCGCCGAAGGTCGCGCCGATCTCGAAGCCGATGAAGCCCAGGCCTGCCAGGATGACGAGCGCACCGAGGGCGGGCCCGATGAGATTGCCTGGGTTGAGGGTGTCGAAGGTGACCTGGCCATCGGCGGGGTGGGACAGGTTGCCGATGTTGTAGATCATGATGATGACGATCTCGGCGACCAGGAGGACCGCCAGGACCTTGCCGTTGAGGTCGACCCGGAGCACCCCGAGGATCGCCGTGAGCGCCCACGCGCATAGCGCGATGATCCACCAGGGGAAGTTGAGACCGAACCACTGGTCCAGCAGTGGACTCGTTGCTGCGCCGATCGCGCCGTACAGGCCGACCTGCAAGCCGTTGTAGGCCACGAGTGCGACCCAGGCTGCCCCGACTCCTATCGGCCGACCGAGGCCCTGGCTGATGTAGGCGTAGAACGCGCCGGTGTTCGTCATGTGCCGTGCCATAGCGACGTAGCCAACGCTGAAAAGGCCGAGAAGTAGGCCGACGAGTATGAACGCCACGGGAATTCCGGTAAGGCCCGTTGCGGCGTAACCCGTCGTCACCACGCCGGCAACCACCGTGAGCGGGGTTGCCGCCGACATCACGAAGAACACGACGGCCGGTACGCCAAGCCGGTCGACCGCCAGGGTCGTGCGGACGGGATCGCGCCGGGCAGTTAGCGCGAGCGGAGTCATCAGGACGCCTCCATTCAGGTTGGAAATCAGGGTTGGAAATCGGCATGACGGTTCAGACCCGGTACGACTGCACCGACTCGCCGACCGCGGCCTCGGTGTGCGTCAGAAGTTCCCGAAGCTGCGCTGGTGCGTTCTCGACGAGGTCCCGCAAACGCCGATGAGCGGCCGGCGGCGCGTATCGGGTGAGGAGTTCATCCATGCCTGTGGCCAGAGTCAAACCGGCCAGGCAATGATCGAGAGGATCCAAGGTGTCACCGCGCAGAAGCCTCGTACCGAGTCTCGCCATCGGCCAATGCGCGGCGTTGATGTCCGTCGGAACCCAGACTGTGGTCGACCGCAGAATCCCACGCGATCGTTTCGGCCAGACAGCTCTCGCACGCCGCAACCGTCCGGCGACCTGCTCATATGCCTCTTCGCTGAGGATGTCTAGCCAGCCTCGGATTCCCTGTTCCTCGCTGTGCACCATCTGGTCGAGCACGGTGTGTGCGAGGGAATCGCTCGGCGGAGTTGCGTCGACGACCGAAAAGCCTCCGTCGCGGAGCCAGATCTTCCGCTCCCACATCAGCTCCGCTAGCAGGGCCGCCGCCAAGCCGAGATCCATCGATCGCCGGTACAGCTGCGGCTTTCCCGTCACGTCGTGGTGGGCGAGAAGGAAATAGTCATTGGCGAGCGGCACACGATAGTGGGCGGGACGAGGCACGGCTCGGCTCCTTTCCGGGCGCCGTTTGTTTTGGTAGTTCACGTTGCTCGCTTGCACTCAACGCCCCTCGCGCCGATGTCGAACACCCTCGACACCGAGTTTCGACACGGCCTCGTCGACCTTCCGTTGACGTCGTGCACCGGGCGCCAGGCCAGCGGCGGTGCGCTGACCAACTCGTGACGCCGAATCAGTTAGGGCTGGTCGCCGTATGTCAAGGATTGTCGACAGATTGAGGCGCCACGCGGACAAGCCGTGTGGAAGGGGTCAGCTGCCCCTCGCCGTCGCGGCCACCTGCCATGTCGGATTTTCGTGTCGGCGGTATCCGACACGGG is from Micromonospora sp. WMMD1102 and encodes:
- a CDS encoding DegT/DnrJ/EryC1/StrS family aminotransferase; this encodes MSGTETRAKLTTDCAACCSAARGRMSELHAGLGVAQLGSLGAALHRHNEIIGRYVAGIDHPGLRVPYELEVRYSGHKMIVLADDAAARDRLRTHLLVRGIGSAKGVYDVPLHRQPTLRLGAGQRFPAADRFAATHRCLPLSRWLTDDQVDTVIDAVKGWPHGG
- a CDS encoding trypsin-like serine protease — its product is MSATVAAVLLSSLVAASAAVAAPDGQSTPKTVAPLIVGGGDATQAYPGIASLRITKNGDPQYHTCTAFLVHPFAVVVNAHCVTLADATPKDPGLYTVRIGSTDRLDGGVVRKVRQILPHQRWDWGAGGDEVADVAVLRLTAPVWGRTFPVSRSTGAGGIRILGWGATKPSGEGPLPSTLQQLNTRILPADQCAAGGISIGELCVDSPGGISGACYGDSGGPSLRHLAGRRWAVVGSGSRETDLVCGRAPAIYTDLTHYRLWLAEVVRTWTVPPAATRADDATSSAAGRAFAWTSVR
- a CDS encoding endonuclease/exonuclease/phosphatase family protein, producing MRSTRTSSACKNCQEIANQGLRHLAGATGMQCHVLGARQQGIAAVAPGGHDRLALGIMWRPGIEPVPGTLRRIDGGPMWHNLISVALELGGHQITVATYHAPPKAGRGTRRDEARLIAHWLTPASHGREIVLAGDWNSISARQLDGAYYDPDPNNTVTEADLIRWGDDPPEIVYPTDRQPDQILAESGYLDLAVQTRAPWSPTTGHHPHDRNGPRRIDRILHRLPDAEDALACSVIGHRVHNTPLAYEASDHFPVVATARLP
- a CDS encoding GNAT family N-acetyltransferase; this encodes MSDHPRIVDATRDDLDGIAMLIAATFYHLAPTAYLVPKPSDRRAVLAAQFKIWVGHAMAGAGRARVLEDRSAVAVWFHRDQPMPFVEDYERRLAAACGPYTERFEVLDAVFDAHHPKEPHHHLAFLSVAPAVQCTGRGSALLRDHHDLLDRDGLAAYLEASSTGARDLYLRHGYTPRRAFHLPGGAPFWPMWRPPSHQSSRSDSTRHAQPHHQGADKADA
- a CDS encoding APC family permease — protein: MTPLALTARRDPVRTTLAVDRLGVPAVVFFVMSAATPLTVVAGVVTTGYAATGLTGIPVAFILVGLLLGLFSVGYVAMARHMTNTGAFYAYISQGLGRPIGVGAAWVALVAYNGLQVGLYGAIGAATSPLLDQWFGLNFPWWIIALCAWALTAILGVLRVDLNGKVLAVLLVAEIVIIMIYNIGNLSHPADGQVTFDTLNPGNLIGPALGALVILAGLGFIGFEIGATFGEETRDPRRTVPIATYLSVGLIGVILAISAWAMTVATGPDRIVEVSRAEGTEVIFNLAGAHFGQAMVDIGHTLFVTSILAATFSFHHTTARYMFALGREHVLPAALGRTARRSGAPRNASLWQSAIGLTVIIMYATNGWDPVVQLFYWLGTGGGLGVLFLITTTSISVIAFFARDRHGEPAWRRVIAPTIATLVLLGAIGLAIVNVATLLGVPDDHPLATGIPAVYLGAAFLGIGWGMILKATRPEVYATIGLGARSASGRLSATTPRPRADDDRTAADVLAAHP
- a CDS encoding GPP34 family phosphoprotein — translated: MPRPAHYRVPLANDYFLLAHHDVTGKPQLYRRSMDLGLAAALLAELMWERKIWLRDGGFSVVDATPPSDSLAHTVLDQMVHSEEQGIRGWLDILSEEAYEQVAGRLRRARAVWPKRSRGILRSTTVWVPTDINAAHWPMARLGTRLLRGDTLDPLDHCLAGLTLATGMDELLTRYAPPAAHRRLRDLVENAPAQLRELLTHTEAAVGESVQSYRV